Proteins from a genomic interval of Rhodothermus marinus:
- the dnaE gene encoding DNA polymerase III subunit alpha, whose translation MHRFSHLHCHTQYSLLDGAARIQTLLERAAEYEIEAVAITDHGNLFGVPEFYRTAEKIGIQPIIGCEFYLTPASRHDRNERTRYHQVLLAKNETGYRNLIKLSSLSYLEGYYYKPRIDHELLTQYHEGLIATTCCLQGEIPQTILHKGEEAARKLFEWYLELFGEDYYIEIQDHGLPEQKKVNAILLRWAQEYGVKVIATNDVHYVDRTDFEPHDVLLCLQTGKDMSDPSRLRFDNDQFYLKSPAEMRQALLSDIEPRLVDEMMANTGEVADKCRFQLPTGKLLMPHYPIPPEYNGDMDAYLRDLVFEGARRRYGDPLPHDVVERLEHELAIIKKMGFAGYFLIVQDFTTAARRLGVRVGPGRGSAAGSAVAYCLGITNIDPLKYDLLFERFLNPERVSMPDIDIDFDDRGRGKVIDYVVQKYGRENVCQIITFGTMGAKMAIRDVARVLGIPLAEADRIAKLIPDGPKVTLAQAYEEVPELRALKESNDPQIRKLLHYAEVLEGSVRHTGVHAAGVIIAPGRVSDYVPVAVAKGKDNDTVTTQYDGKWIEEFGLLKMDFLGLKTLTILNDALQLIKENHGVEIDLDQIPLDDPKTFELFQRGETVAIFQFESEGMREWMRKLKPTSIDDLIAMNALYRPGPMDLIPNYIARKHGLEPVEYPHPLLEPVLKNTYGIPVYQEQVMEMARVIAGYTLGQADLLRRAMGKKRAEEMKRQREIFREGAARLHGISTEKADEIFDMMEKFAGYGFNKSHSAAYSIVAYQTAYLKANYPAEFMAAAMTSEMGDTKKLAVVLDEARRMGLELLPPSINRSQAHFTVEDGRIRFGLGAIKGVGLGAIEAILKVREKHGPFQTIFDLVRHLDLRVVNKKVLESLARAGALDELEGHRAQLVEAIDLAVQYAQKVQADRMAGQASLFGESGTRTALPPPNLPVVPPWSRARCLKEERELIGFYVTGHPLEAYRAEVNAFATTTLAELSRTLEEADVPRNGSANGHANGTANGHAYRPARPRHRICGIITEVQRRIGRNGRPLAFASIEDFTGQGELVIFSSVLERVMPYLEVDAVVLVEGQVEVRGGSVKILVDELWPMWKVRDELVEALVVQLDLEQVRPEQLDRFHALCREHTGRCKLYFDLLSPELPGGRQRLLSRRCLVELNDTLMQQTLRLFGAEAIRLESRRLSAPVRS comes from the coding sequence ATGCATCGCTTCAGCCATCTGCACTGCCACACCCAGTATTCGCTCCTTGACGGCGCCGCCCGCATTCAGACACTGCTGGAACGGGCTGCCGAATACGAGATCGAAGCCGTCGCCATCACCGACCACGGCAATCTGTTCGGCGTGCCGGAGTTCTATCGCACCGCCGAAAAGATCGGCATCCAGCCGATCATCGGCTGTGAGTTTTACCTGACGCCCGCCAGTCGCCACGACCGCAACGAGCGCACCCGCTACCATCAGGTGCTGCTCGCCAAAAACGAAACCGGCTACCGCAACCTGATCAAGCTCTCCTCGCTCTCCTACCTGGAGGGTTACTATTACAAGCCCCGTATCGACCACGAGCTGCTGACGCAATACCACGAAGGGCTGATCGCCACCACCTGCTGCCTGCAGGGCGAGATTCCGCAGACGATCCTGCACAAAGGCGAAGAGGCCGCCCGCAAACTTTTCGAGTGGTATCTGGAGCTGTTCGGCGAGGACTATTACATCGAGATTCAGGATCACGGGCTGCCCGAGCAGAAGAAAGTCAATGCCATTCTGCTCCGGTGGGCGCAGGAATACGGCGTCAAGGTGATCGCGACGAACGACGTGCACTACGTCGATCGCACCGACTTCGAACCGCACGACGTGCTGCTCTGCCTGCAGACGGGCAAGGACATGTCGGATCCGAGCCGGCTGCGCTTCGACAACGACCAGTTCTACCTGAAAAGTCCGGCCGAGATGCGCCAGGCGCTGCTGTCCGACATCGAGCCGCGCCTGGTCGACGAGATGATGGCCAACACCGGCGAGGTGGCCGACAAATGCCGCTTCCAGCTTCCCACCGGCAAGCTGCTCATGCCGCATTACCCGATCCCGCCCGAGTACAACGGCGACATGGATGCCTACCTGCGGGATCTGGTCTTCGAGGGGGCCCGCCGTCGCTACGGCGATCCGCTCCCGCACGACGTGGTCGAGCGGCTGGAGCACGAATTGGCCATTATCAAGAAGATGGGCTTTGCCGGCTACTTCCTGATCGTGCAGGACTTCACCACGGCCGCCCGTCGGCTCGGCGTGCGCGTCGGTCCCGGACGCGGTTCGGCGGCCGGTAGCGCCGTGGCCTACTGCCTGGGCATCACGAACATCGACCCGCTCAAGTACGACCTGCTCTTCGAGCGCTTCCTGAACCCCGAGCGCGTCTCGATGCCCGACATCGACATCGACTTCGACGACCGCGGCCGCGGCAAGGTCATCGACTACGTCGTGCAGAAGTACGGCCGGGAGAACGTCTGCCAGATCATCACCTTCGGCACGATGGGCGCCAAGATGGCCATTCGCGACGTGGCCCGCGTGCTGGGGATCCCGCTGGCCGAAGCCGACCGCATCGCCAAGCTCATCCCCGACGGGCCCAAGGTCACGCTGGCCCAGGCCTACGAAGAGGTGCCCGAACTCCGCGCCCTCAAGGAAAGCAACGATCCCCAGATCCGCAAACTGCTCCACTATGCCGAGGTGCTCGAAGGCTCGGTGCGCCACACCGGCGTGCATGCGGCCGGCGTCATCATCGCGCCCGGCCGCGTGAGCGACTACGTGCCCGTGGCCGTCGCCAAAGGCAAAGACAACGACACGGTCACCACCCAGTACGACGGCAAGTGGATCGAGGAGTTCGGGCTCCTCAAAATGGATTTCCTCGGGCTGAAGACGCTCACCATCCTGAACGACGCGCTCCAGCTCATCAAAGAAAACCACGGCGTTGAGATCGACCTGGATCAGATCCCGCTCGACGATCCGAAGACGTTCGAGCTGTTCCAGCGCGGCGAGACGGTCGCCATCTTCCAGTTTGAATCCGAGGGCATGCGCGAATGGATGCGCAAGCTCAAGCCCACGTCGATCGACGACCTGATCGCGATGAACGCGCTCTACCGGCCGGGCCCCATGGATCTGATCCCCAACTACATCGCCCGCAAGCACGGCCTCGAACCCGTCGAGTACCCCCATCCCCTGCTCGAACCCGTCCTGAAAAACACCTACGGCATTCCGGTCTACCAGGAACAGGTTATGGAAATGGCCCGCGTCATCGCCGGCTACACCCTCGGCCAGGCCGACCTGCTACGCCGGGCTATGGGAAAGAAGCGGGCTGAAGAAATGAAACGCCAGCGTGAAATCTTCCGCGAAGGGGCGGCGCGTCTGCACGGCATTTCTACCGAAAAAGCCGACGAAATTTTCGACATGATGGAGAAGTTTGCCGGGTACGGGTTCAACAAGTCGCACTCGGCGGCCTACTCCATCGTGGCCTATCAGACGGCCTATCTGAAGGCCAACTACCCGGCCGAGTTCATGGCGGCGGCGATGACCAGCGAAATGGGCGACACGAAAAAGCTGGCCGTGGTGCTCGACGAAGCCCGCCGCATGGGGCTGGAGCTGTTGCCGCCCTCGATCAACCGGAGCCAGGCGCACTTCACCGTCGAAGACGGTCGCATTCGCTTCGGTCTGGGTGCCATCAAGGGCGTGGGGCTGGGCGCCATCGAGGCCATTCTCAAAGTCCGCGAAAAGCACGGCCCGTTTCAGACCATCTTCGATCTGGTGCGCCACCTGGACCTGCGCGTCGTCAACAAAAAGGTGCTCGAGTCGCTGGCGCGCGCCGGTGCGCTCGACGAACTGGAAGGGCACCGGGCCCAGCTCGTCGAGGCGATCGACCTGGCCGTGCAGTATGCCCAGAAAGTACAGGCCGACCGGATGGCCGGACAGGCCTCGCTCTTTGGCGAAAGCGGCACGCGCACGGCCCTGCCGCCGCCCAACCTGCCGGTGGTGCCGCCCTGGTCGCGCGCCCGCTGCCTGAAGGAAGAACGCGAGCTGATCGGCTTTTACGTGACGGGGCACCCGCTCGAAGCCTATCGCGCCGAGGTCAATGCCTTTGCCACCACCACGCTGGCCGAGCTGTCGCGCACGCTGGAGGAGGCGGACGTGCCCCGCAACGGCTCGGCCAACGGACACGCAAACGGAACGGCGAACGGCCATGCGTACCGTCCCGCACGCCCGCGCCACCGCATCTGCGGCATCATCACCGAGGTGCAGCGGCGGATCGGGCGCAACGGCCGGCCGCTCGCCTTTGCCTCGATCGAAGACTTCACCGGTCAGGGCGAGCTGGTCATCTTCTCCTCGGTGCTGGAGCGCGTCATGCCCTACCTGGAAGTGGACGCCGTCGTGCTGGTCGAAGGCCAGGTGGAAGTGCGTGGCGGAAGCGTCAAGATCCTGGTGGACGAACTGTGGCCCATGTGGAAGGTGCGCGACGAACTGGTCGAGGCGCTGGTGGTGCAGCTCGATCTGGAACAGGTGCGGCCCGAACAACTCGACCGCTTCCACGCGCTCTGCCGCGAGCACACGGGTCGCTGCAAACTGTACTTCGACCTGCTCAGCCCCGAGCTGCCGGGCGGCCGCCAGCGGCTGCTGAGCCGGCGCTGCCTGGTCGAGCTCAACGATACGCTGATGCAGCAGACGCTGCGCCTCTTCGGTGCCGAGGCGATTCGCCTGGAAAGCCGCCGCCTGTCGGCTCCGGTGCGCTCGTGA
- the groL gene encoding chaperonin GroEL (60 kDa chaperone family; promotes refolding of misfolded polypeptides especially under stressful conditions; forms two stacked rings of heptamers to form a barrel-shaped 14mer; ends can be capped by GroES; misfolded proteins enter the barrel where they are refolded when GroES binds) produces the protein MAAKQITFNSDARMALKRGVDKLADAVKVTLGPKGRNVIIEKKFGAPTVTKDGVTVAKEIELEDKLENVGAQMVKEVASKTSDVAGDGTTTATVLAQAILTAGLKSVTAGANPMDLKRGIDKAVEVVVAELRKMSQEVQDKNRIAQVATISANGDKAIGQLIADAFEKVGKDGVITVEEAKGTETTLEVVEGMQFDRGYLSPYFVTNPDTMEAVLEDAYILIHDKKISAMKDLLPILEKVVQTGRPLLIIAEDVEGEALATLVVNKLRGVLKVAAVKAPGFGDRRKAMLEDIAILTGGTVISEEKGYRLENATLDYLGQAERIIVDKDNTTIVGGKGDPAQIKARANQIRQQIEETTSDYDREKLQERLAKLAGGVAVLKIGAATEPEMKEKKARVEDALHATRAAVEEGIVPGGGVAYIRAIAALDKVEVENEDQKIGVQIVQRALEEPLRQIAANAGWEGSIVVQRVKEGQGDFGFNAQTEEFGNLLEQGVIDPTKVARTALENAASVAGLLLTTEAVVAEKPEKEKAAAPSPGDMDF, from the coding sequence ATGGCTGCGAAGCAGATTACGTTCAATTCGGATGCGCGCATGGCGCTGAAGCGGGGCGTCGACAAGCTGGCCGATGCTGTAAAGGTGACGCTGGGGCCGAAGGGCCGCAACGTGATCATCGAGAAGAAGTTTGGCGCCCCGACCGTCACGAAGGACGGCGTGACGGTGGCCAAGGAAATCGAGCTGGAGGACAAGCTGGAGAACGTCGGTGCCCAGATGGTCAAGGAGGTCGCCTCGAAGACGAGCGATGTGGCGGGTGACGGTACGACGACGGCGACCGTCCTGGCTCAGGCCATCCTGACGGCCGGTCTGAAGAGCGTCACGGCCGGTGCGAACCCGATGGACCTGAAGCGGGGCATCGACAAGGCCGTGGAGGTGGTCGTGGCCGAGCTGCGCAAGATGAGCCAGGAGGTGCAGGACAAGAACCGCATTGCGCAGGTGGCCACGATCTCGGCCAACGGCGACAAGGCCATCGGGCAGCTCATCGCCGACGCGTTCGAGAAGGTCGGCAAGGACGGCGTCATCACGGTCGAGGAGGCCAAGGGCACCGAGACGACGCTCGAGGTCGTCGAGGGTATGCAGTTCGACCGGGGGTACCTCTCGCCCTACTTCGTGACGAACCCCGACACGATGGAGGCCGTCCTGGAGGACGCCTACATCCTGATTCATGACAAGAAGATCTCGGCGATGAAGGACCTGCTGCCGATTCTGGAGAAGGTGGTCCAGACCGGCCGGCCGCTCCTGATCATCGCCGAGGATGTGGAGGGCGAGGCGCTGGCGACCCTGGTCGTCAACAAGCTGCGCGGCGTGCTGAAGGTGGCGGCCGTCAAGGCGCCGGGCTTCGGCGATCGCCGCAAGGCCATGCTGGAAGACATCGCCATCCTGACCGGCGGTACGGTTATCTCTGAGGAGAAGGGTTACCGGCTGGAGAACGCCACGCTGGACTACCTGGGCCAGGCCGAGCGGATCATCGTCGACAAGGACAACACGACGATCGTCGGCGGCAAGGGCGATCCGGCTCAGATCAAGGCCCGCGCCAACCAGATCCGGCAGCAGATCGAGGAGACCACCAGCGACTACGACCGCGAGAAGCTGCAGGAGCGGTTGGCGAAGCTGGCCGGTGGCGTGGCGGTGCTGAAGATCGGTGCGGCCACCGAGCCCGAAATGAAGGAGAAGAAGGCCCGCGTCGAGGACGCGCTGCACGCGACGCGTGCCGCCGTCGAAGAGGGCATCGTGCCGGGTGGTGGTGTGGCCTACATCCGGGCCATTGCGGCGCTCGACAAGGTCGAGGTGGAAAACGAGGACCAGAAGATCGGCGTGCAGATCGTCCAGCGGGCGCTGGAAGAGCCGCTCCGGCAGATTGCTGCGAACGCGGGCTGGGAAGGCTCGATCGTCGTCCAGCGCGTCAAGGAAGGTCAGGGCGACTTCGGCTTCAACGCCCAGACCGAAGAGTTCGGTAACCTGCTGGAGCAGGGCGTGATCGACCCGACGAAGGTCGCGCGCACGGCGCTGGAGAACGCCGCCTCGGTGGCCGGCCTGCTGCTGACCACGGAGGCCGTCGTGGCCGAAAAGCCGGAGAAGGAAAAGGCTGCGGCGCCGAGCCCCGGCGACATGGACTTCTAA
- the groES gene encoding co-chaperone GroES yields MEVRDMAKVKIKPLSDRVVIKPEPPEEKTESGLYIPDTAKEKPQRGTVIAVGPGRVENGTKIEMSVKEGDKVLYGKYAGTEITIDGEEYLIMRETDILGIIEEEK; encoded by the coding sequence ATGGAGGTGCGCGATATGGCGAAGGTTAAAATTAAGCCGCTGAGCGATCGGGTGGTGATCAAGCCGGAGCCGCCGGAGGAGAAGACCGAAAGCGGTCTGTACATTCCGGACACGGCCAAGGAGAAACCGCAGCGGGGTACGGTGATCGCCGTCGGTCCCGGGCGTGTGGAGAACGGGACCAAGATCGAGATGAGCGTGAAGGAGGGCGACAAGGTGCTTTACGGCAAGTATGCCGGCACCGAGATCACGATCGACGGCGAGGAGTACCTCATCATGCGGGAGACCGACATCCTGGGCATCATCGAAGAGGAGAAGTAA
- a CDS encoding DUF2085 domain-containing protein: MALQSSRVPLLAAGVTGLLLLLVSLPPFVPPSVRTLLMAAFAPVCHQLPDRSFWIDGVQLAVCQRCYGIYTGLFLGSLLLPLLGAGAWWIYRRAPLILSGALLPPALDWSLQLVHLWHNTPLSRTLTGLWFGLGAGLLLAATLRYAPRKTQPCPA, translated from the coding sequence ATGGCGTTACAATCGTCCCGCGTTCCCCTGCTGGCGGCCGGCGTCACCGGTCTGCTTCTGCTGCTGGTCTCGCTGCCGCCGTTCGTGCCGCCCTCAGTGCGGACGTTGCTCATGGCGGCCTTTGCGCCGGTGTGTCACCAACTGCCCGACCGTTCGTTCTGGATCGACGGGGTTCAGCTGGCCGTCTGCCAGCGCTGCTACGGGATCTATACCGGCCTTTTTCTGGGATCGCTGCTACTTCCACTGCTTGGCGCCGGAGCATGGTGGATTTACCGGCGGGCGCCCCTGATACTGAGCGGGGCGCTCTTGCCTCCGGCGCTGGACTGGAGCCTGCAGCTGGTGCACCTCTGGCACAACACGCCACTCAGTCGCACGCTCACCGGCCTCTGGTTCGGGCTGGGAGCCGGACTGCTCCTCGCAGCAACGCTGCGCTATGCGCCCCGGAAAACCCAACCCTGTCCGGCCTGA
- the mutY gene encoding A/G-specific adenine glycosylase: MSRRASSRSYLGRLTPALRETFHGLIDWYRRHARDLPWRRTRDPYRIWVAEVMLQQTRVDQAGPYYERFLSAFPTVEALAAASLDDVLRCWEGLGYYARARNLHRAARQLVAEHGGRLPTTYEALRRLPGVGPYTAAAVASIAFGEPRAVLDGNVIRVLTRVLAVADDARASATRRALQEVADALISAEEPGTFNQALMELGATVCTPVQPRCSECPLREVCRAWAMGDPMAFPVQTPRAPVPHYEVALGLLFNEEGAVLIQRRPEDGLLGGLWEFPGGKREPGESLEAACARELHEELGVRVAVGPCLATVRHAYTHFRVTLYAFPCTLLEGMPRSRAGLPLRWVPLNELDHYAFPRANRRLIELLKQRRLQPDLFGQHPVR, encoded by the coding sequence ATGAGCCGCCGCGCTTCGTCCAGGTCGTATCTGGGCCGTCTGACGCCCGCCCTTCGCGAGACGTTTCACGGGCTGATTGACTGGTATCGCCGGCACGCGCGCGATCTGCCCTGGCGGCGCACGCGGGACCCCTACCGCATCTGGGTGGCAGAGGTGATGCTGCAGCAGACGCGCGTCGACCAGGCCGGCCCGTACTACGAGCGCTTCCTCAGCGCCTTTCCCACCGTCGAAGCGCTGGCGGCCGCTTCGCTCGACGACGTGCTGCGCTGCTGGGAGGGGCTGGGCTATTACGCGCGGGCCCGCAACCTGCACCGGGCAGCACGCCAGCTCGTCGCGGAGCATGGCGGCCGGTTGCCGACCACCTACGAGGCGCTGCGTCGGTTGCCGGGCGTCGGACCCTATACGGCGGCCGCCGTGGCTTCCATCGCCTTCGGGGAGCCTCGCGCCGTGCTCGACGGCAACGTGATCCGGGTGCTGACGCGCGTGCTGGCCGTGGCGGACGACGCCAGGGCCTCGGCCACGCGTCGGGCGCTGCAGGAGGTGGCCGACGCGCTGATCTCGGCCGAGGAGCCCGGGACGTTCAACCAGGCGCTGATGGAACTGGGGGCCACCGTCTGTACGCCCGTGCAGCCGCGTTGCAGCGAGTGTCCGCTCCGTGAGGTGTGCCGGGCGTGGGCAATGGGCGATCCGATGGCCTTTCCGGTGCAGACGCCGCGCGCTCCGGTGCCGCATTACGAAGTGGCCCTGGGGCTACTGTTCAACGAAGAAGGTGCCGTGCTCATCCAGCGCCGGCCGGAAGACGGGCTGCTGGGCGGGCTGTGGGAGTTTCCGGGGGGCAAGCGCGAGCCGGGCGAGTCGCTCGAAGCCGCCTGCGCCCGCGAGTTGCATGAAGAACTGGGCGTGCGCGTGGCGGTGGGGCCCTGTCTGGCCACGGTGCGCCATGCCTATACCCACTTCCGAGTGACGCTGTATGCATTCCCCTGCACGCTTCTGGAAGGCATGCCGCGCTCCCGGGCCGGATTGCCGCTACGCTGGGTGCCGCTGAACGAACTGGACCACTACGCATTTCCCCGCGCCAACCGCCGCCTGATCGAACTGCTCAAGCAGCGCCGCCTCCAGCCCGATCTTTTCGGACAGCATCCTGTGCGGTAA
- a CDS encoding BamA/OMP85 family outer membrane protein produces the protein MDNFRRFAGRCLVYVGLLVGFGTSRLLYAQSLPLSDSVSQAAASFRLGTIRILDSGPLSANVVQATLPFRPGDRLTAERLQAGLEAIARRYAEAGYPLARVIIRQLDQDPAHPDRLLLALVVEPGPRLYLDRIVLRGTRRTRPDFVARMLNLQIGRRLRTFNPELMAERLAATGLFRRVDPPELYLSGDTTAALVFPLEEASPGSFDLVLGYQPPGAGAGGLVGSGHLQLRHLFGEGRELDVQLERLPGRVSRFRLEVADPFLLGTAFSLRLGFAGRQQDSTYNRQDFRLVLGYRFPSGLQLTGSLRRETTRPGPAGLRLEGGQQRITRGMATLFGVGLRWEQLDHPLAPRQGLTLTVRAERGRKIRSSLQVADGDTSRARERIRQDRLEATLRLYSPLADRLVLVGGGELALLRADRYDVADLYRLGGARSLRGYNEEQFVGHRTVRLLAEIRYLLTPPTFIFGFLDLGYVATPPLPGTPSRADWHPGYGLGLQLQTGAGLLNLSYALNPDEPLLDGRLHLQLVFAL, from the coding sequence ATGGACAACTTCCGGCGGTTTGCAGGCAGGTGCCTGGTGTACGTCGGCCTGCTGGTCGGGTTCGGCACGAGCCGACTGCTTTACGCTCAGTCCCTCCCACTTTCCGACAGTGTGTCCCAGGCCGCTGCTTCGTTCAGGCTGGGTACCATCCGTATCCTCGACAGCGGACCGCTCTCGGCTAACGTAGTGCAGGCCACGCTGCCGTTCCGGCCAGGGGATCGGCTGACCGCCGAGCGACTGCAGGCCGGACTGGAAGCCATCGCCCGTCGCTATGCGGAGGCGGGCTATCCGCTGGCCCGTGTCATCATTCGCCAGCTCGACCAGGATCCCGCCCATCCTGATCGGTTGCTGCTGGCCCTTGTCGTGGAACCCGGACCCCGCCTGTACCTGGACCGCATTGTGCTGCGGGGCACCCGACGCACTCGTCCGGACTTTGTCGCCCGGATGCTGAACCTGCAGATCGGCCGCAGGCTACGCACTTTCAATCCGGAGCTCATGGCAGAGCGACTGGCCGCCACGGGCCTGTTTCGCCGCGTCGATCCGCCGGAGCTGTACCTGAGCGGCGACACCACGGCCGCGCTGGTCTTTCCACTGGAAGAAGCCTCGCCCGGGTCGTTCGACCTGGTGCTGGGCTACCAGCCACCCGGCGCAGGTGCCGGGGGCTTGGTGGGCAGCGGCCACCTGCAGCTTCGCCATCTTTTCGGCGAAGGCCGCGAACTGGACGTGCAGTTGGAGCGGCTGCCCGGCCGCGTCAGTCGCTTTCGGCTGGAGGTCGCCGATCCGTTCCTGCTGGGCACTGCCTTTTCGCTCCGGCTGGGTTTTGCCGGACGCCAGCAGGATTCCACCTACAACCGTCAGGATTTCCGGCTGGTGCTGGGCTACCGCTTTCCGTCCGGCCTGCAGCTAACAGGATCCTTGCGGCGCGAGACCACCCGCCCCGGTCCCGCCGGCCTGCGCCTGGAAGGTGGACAGCAGCGCATCACCCGGGGGATGGCCACGCTGTTTGGCGTTGGGCTGCGCTGGGAGCAACTGGATCACCCGCTCGCACCGCGCCAGGGGCTGACGCTGACGGTCCGGGCCGAGCGCGGCCGCAAAATCCGAAGCTCCCTTCAGGTAGCCGACGGTGACACAAGCCGGGCTCGTGAGCGCATTCGCCAGGATCGTCTTGAAGCCACGCTGCGCCTCTACAGCCCCCTGGCCGACCGACTCGTGCTCGTCGGCGGCGGCGAGCTGGCCCTGCTCCGCGCCGATCGGTACGACGTGGCGGATCTCTATCGCCTGGGCGGCGCCCGCTCGCTGCGCGGCTACAATGAGGAGCAGTTTGTGGGTCACCGGACCGTCCGCCTGCTGGCCGAAATCCGCTACCTGTTAACACCGCCGACTTTTATTTTTGGGTTTCTGGATCTGGGCTACGTAGCCACCCCGCCCCTGCCCGGTACGCCTTCCCGCGCGGACTGGCATCCGGGCTACGGACTGGGCCTTCAGCTTCAGACCGGCGCGGGGCTGCTCAACCTGAGCTACGCGCTGAACCCGGACGAGCCGCTGCTGGACGGCCGGCTTCATCTGCAACTGGTGTTTGCCCTGTAA
- a CDS encoding RsmE family RNA methyltransferase, whose translation MITTFYAPPEAFRDEWVRLPEDEAHHAVRVLRHRPGDEVIVVDGAGGWYRLCLEQVDRHGVWGRVLETRRDVGEPPYHLTVGLALLKQTARFETFLEKAVELGVSAIVPLLTARTERTHFRLERARRLLIAAMKQCGRSRLPLLHAPRPFAEVLHDPAALRLLCHEQPDRPRRPLHELLRQPIGDALVLVGPEGGFTNDEVLQAEAAGFQTVSLGARRLRAETAALVAASAFLICQDH comes from the coding sequence ATGATCACCACCTTCTACGCGCCTCCGGAGGCCTTCCGCGACGAGTGGGTCCGGTTGCCCGAAGACGAGGCCCACCACGCCGTGCGTGTGTTGCGCCACCGTCCGGGCGATGAAGTGATCGTCGTGGACGGCGCGGGCGGCTGGTACCGTCTGTGCCTGGAGCAGGTGGACCGCCACGGCGTGTGGGGCCGTGTGCTGGAAACGCGCCGCGACGTCGGCGAGCCGCCCTACCACCTGACCGTCGGGCTGGCGCTGCTCAAGCAGACCGCCCGCTTCGAAACCTTCCTGGAAAAAGCCGTCGAGCTGGGCGTTTCGGCCATCGTGCCGCTGCTGACGGCCCGCACCGAGCGCACGCACTTTCGTCTGGAGCGGGCCCGCCGCCTGCTCATCGCCGCAATGAAACAGTGTGGACGTAGCCGCCTGCCCCTGCTGCATGCACCCCGACCGTTCGCGGAGGTGCTGCACGATCCGGCCGCGCTTCGCCTGCTCTGTCACGAGCAGCCCGACCGCCCCCGTCGTCCCCTGCACGAACTGCTTCGCCAGCCGATCGGCGATGCGCTCGTGCTCGTCGGTCCTGAAGGTGGCTTCACCAACGACGAAGTCCTTCAGGCCGAAGCGGCCGGCTTCCAGACGGTGTCGCTGGGCGCGCGGCGCCTCCGCGCCGAAACCGCCGCGCTGGTGGCCGCCAGTGCATTTCTGATCTGTCAGGACCATTGA
- a CDS encoding heavy metal-binding domain-containing protein, giving the protein MLKSTTSSIEGRRITKYHGIVTGEAILGANVFRDLFAGIRDIIGGRSAAYEKELRKARELAFAEMEEEARQLGANAIVGIDIDYETIQIGGGGNMLMVSVSGTAVTVA; this is encoded by the coding sequence ATGCTCAAAAGTACGACTTCCTCCATCGAAGGACGCCGCATCACGAAGTATCACGGAATCGTAACCGGCGAAGCCATTCTGGGCGCCAACGTTTTCCGGGATCTGTTCGCCGGCATCCGCGACATCATCGGCGGGCGCTCGGCCGCCTACGAGAAAGAGCTGCGTAAAGCGCGCGAACTGGCTTTCGCCGAAATGGAAGAAGAAGCCCGTCAGCTCGGCGCCAACGCGATCGTGGGGATCGACATCGACTACGAGACGATCCAGATCGGTGGGGGCGGCAACATGCTCATGGTCAGCGTAAGCGGCACAGCCGTCACCGTGGCGTAG
- a CDS encoding NUDIX domain-containing protein → MAEERTLKSEQVFNGRLLKVYRDEVALPDGRLSVREWIDHPGASAVVPLFPDGTTVLVRQFRYPPRRFFLEVPAGKLDRPGEDPEAVARRELEEETGWRARTLVHLASLYPCIGYSNEIIHFYLARDLEPGRQQLAEGEWLEVVRMPLEEAFAKARRGEIADMKSTAALLLAEAFLQKNDKAVG, encoded by the coding sequence ATGGCCGAAGAACGGACGCTGAAATCCGAGCAGGTTTTCAATGGACGCCTGCTCAAGGTATATCGAGACGAGGTGGCATTGCCGGACGGCCGCCTTTCGGTGCGCGAGTGGATCGATCATCCGGGCGCCTCGGCCGTGGTGCCGCTGTTTCCGGACGGCACCACCGTACTGGTGCGGCAGTTTCGCTATCCGCCCCGCCGCTTCTTTCTGGAGGTGCCGGCCGGCAAGCTGGATCGCCCCGGCGAAGACCCCGAAGCTGTGGCCCGACGCGAGCTGGAAGAGGAAACCGGCTGGCGCGCGCGCACGCTGGTTCACCTGGCCTCGCTCTATCCCTGCATCGGCTACAGCAACGAGATCATCCATTTCTACCTGGCCCGCGATCTGGAGCCGGGCCGCCAGCAACTGGCCGAAGGGGAATGGCTTGAGGTGGTGCGCATGCCGCTGGAAGAAGCCTTCGCCAAAGCCCGGCGCGGTGAAATCGCCGACATGAAATCGACGGCCGCCCTGTTGCTGGCTGAGGCCTTTCTTCAAAAAAACGACAAGGCTGTTGGATAA